The DNA sequence GCACGACCTGCCCCCCCGGCGAGGTCTGCGATCCGGCCACCGGCGCCTGCGTCGCCTCCTGCCAGGGCGTGGTCTGCCCGCCCGGCTTCAGCTGCGAGCCCTCCTCCGGGGGCTGCGTCCTCACCGACATCTGCGCGGCGCTGCAGTGCCCGCCCGACACCTTCTGCGATCCCGCGGCGGCCGCCTGCATCCCGGTCGATCTCTGCCAGGGCGTGGTCTGTCCGCCGAACGAGGTCTGCGATCCGGCCAGCGGCCGCTGCCTCTCCACCGACGTCTGCGACGGCGTCGTCTGTGGGCCGGACGAGGAGTGCCGCAACGGCGTCTGCCTCCTCATCTCCTGCGCCAACGGCCGCACCTGCCCGCCGGGGACGATCTGTGACGCGCCCTCCGGGGCCTGCATCCCGCACGATCCCTGCGACGGCATCAGCTGCCCCAACGGCTACGCCTGCGACGCCGGCCGCTGCGTGCCGGTGACCTGCAACACCTCGAGCGACTGCCCTGGCGGCTACCACTGCGAGGGCGGCGCCTGCGTGGCCGACGAGTGCGTGCGCCACCGGGACTGCCCGCCGCTGAACGAGTGCCAGGGCGGCCGCTGCGTCTACGTGGGCTGCAGCACCGACGCCGACTGCCCGGCGGGCGAGACCTGCAATGCCTTCGGCGTCTGCACCGCGCCCTCCGGCTGCATCCGGGACAGCGAGTGCCCGAGCCAGCACGTCTGTCAGAACGGGGTCTGCATCCCCGAGCCGGGCTGCAGCACCGACGCCGAGTGCGGCGCCGGTGAGATCTGCGAGTTCGGCTACTGCCAGCCGGCGGCCTGCGCCCGCGACGCCGACTGCGATCCCAACTGGACCTGCGTCTCCCGGCGCTGCGTGCCGCCGATCCCCTGCAACGACGACGGGGACTGCTCGGTGCTCGGCCAGGGGCTGGTCTGCATCGACGGCGCCTGCATGATGCCCGGCGGCTGCACCAGCAGCGCGGACTGCGGGCCCTTCGAGTCCTGCCTGGCCGGGGTCTGCATCCCCGACATCCTGCCCACCGACTGCACCAACGACGGCGACTGCGGGCCCGGCGAGCGCTGCGAGCTGGGCTTCTGCATCCCCGCCGGCCAGTGCATCGTCGACAGCGACTGCCCGACGGGGCAGGTCTGCAACCTCCTCTTCTGTGTCCCCGATCCCAACACCTGCTCCCTCGACACCGACTGCGACCCCGGGGACATCTGCGAGAACGGCCAGTGCACGCCCGGCGAGTGTCAGTCCGACGCCGCCTGTCAGCCCGGCGAGAGCTGCCTCGGCTGGCGCTGCGTCCAGACCGGCTGCGTGGTCGACGCCGAGTGCGGCAACGGCGTTGCCTGTGACGGGGCCGAGCTCTGCCAGGGCGGGGTGTGCGTGGCGGGGTCGCCGCTGGCCTGCTCCGACGGAGAGATCTGCACGGTGGATCGCTGCACCGAGCCCAATGGGACCTGCGAGTTCAGCCCCCGGCGGGACGGGCTGGCCTGCGGTACGGATGGCACCTGCCAGGGCGGGCGGTGCGTCCCCAACGCCTGCAGCACCAACGCCGACTGCTCGGATGGCGACGCCTGCAACGGCGCCGAGCGCTGCACCTCGGGGACCTGCGTCTCCGGTGCTCCGATCGACTGCGACGACGGCAACGCCTGCACCACCGGCGTCTGCGATCCGGCCACCGGGGGCTGCGTCACCTCGAACCTGCCGGACGGGGCCCCCTGTGAGAACGGGCGGATCTGCATCGCCGGGATCTGCAGCTCCACCGGCTGCGTGGGCGACGCCGACTGCGACGACCAGGACCCCTGCAACGGCCTCGAGACCTGTCAGGCCAACCGCTGCGTCGCGGGGACGCCGCTCGTCTGTGCGGACACCAACCCCTGCACGCGGGACGTCTGCAACCCGAGCTTCGGCTGCCGCTACCCCCCGATCGGAGACGGCACCTCCTGCGGGCCGGGGATGGAGTGCATCGGGAGGGACTGCGTCCCCATGGGCTGCTCCTCGAACGGCGAGTGCGACGACGGCCTGGCCTGCAACGGCCAGGAGACCTGCGACGCCGCCGGCGTCTGTCGGCCCGGGACGCCGCTCTCCTGCCCGACCACCGATCCCTGCTCGCCCGGCGTCTGCGATGAGGCGATCAGCGGCTGCGGCGTCGGCCGCGAGCCCGACGGCACCCCCTGCGGACCGAACGGCGAGACCTGCTCCGGCGGGGTCTGCGCGGCCCCTGAGTGTCAGGTCGACCTCGACTGCAGCGACAACAACGCCTGCAACGGCTTCGAGTCCTGCAGCGCGGGCGCCTGCCTCCCGGGCACCGGCGCGAACTGCGACGACGGTAACCCCTGCACCACCGACGTCTGCCGGGCCACGGTGGGCGCCTGCAACCACACCAACCTGGCCGACGGCACGCCCTGCGGTGGCGGCAACCTCTGCCTCTCCGGCGCCTGCGTGCCGCCCTTCTGCACCTCCGACGCGGCCTGCAGCGACGGTCAGTTCTGCAACGGCCTCGAGAGCTGCGCCAACTTCCAGCAGACCTGCGAGCCCGGCACCCCGCCGAACTGCTCCCAGGTGGGGCCCTGCCGGATCGAGCAGTGCGACGAGGCGAACGATCGCTGCCAGTGGGTGAACCGCCCCGACGGCCGCAACTGCCCCGGCGGCGGCACCTGTCAGTCCGGCCAGTGCGTCATCCCGCCGGGCGAGTGCCGGGACGACGGGGACTGCCCGAACGGCGAGATCTGCAACCCCTTCACCGCCACCTGCGAGGCGCCGACGCCCGGCTGCCTCACCGACACCGACTGCTCCTTCCCCGAGCTCTGCATCGGCGGGCAGTGCACGACCATCCAGGGCTGCCAGCGCGCCGCCGACTGCCCCACCGGCACGGTCTGCTACCCCAGCGGCATCTGCTACCTCGCCCCCGAGTGCTTCTCGGACCTCGACTGCAACACCGGCTTCCGGTGTGAGAACTGGTCCTGCCAGCCGGTCAGCTGCAGCAGCGACAGCGACTGCAGCACCGACTGGGTCTGCCGCGCCTCGCGCTGCCTGCCGCCGGCCTACTGCAGCACCGACGCCGAATGCCCGCTCAACGGGCTGCAGTGCATCAACTACACCTGCCAGAACCCCGGCGGCTGTCAGTCCGACGCCGAGTGCCCCAGCAACCAGTACTGCCTCTGGGGGGCCTGCTACTTCCTGCCGCCGCAGGAGTGCACCTTCGACGTCGACTGCCCGGCGGGGGAGGCCTGTCAGTTCGGGTACTGTCAGCAGGCGCCGTAGGCGCTGGCTGCGAGCTGTGAGCTACGAGCTGTGAGCTGTGGCCTCGAACAACACGGGCTCCTGCCCCTTCGCCCTGTTGCTCGCAGCTCGCAGCTCATGGCCGGGGCTCCGCCCGCAGCCCGGAGATCAGCGCCGCGAGGTCTCCCGGCAGCGGCGCTTCGACCTCCAGCCGCTCCCCGCTCACCGGATGCGGCAGCGCGATCGACGCGGCGTGGAGCGCGTGGCGCGGCAGGCGCAGCGCCGCGAGGTCCTCCTCGCTCAGGGCGTCGTCCAGGAAGCGCAGGAAGCGCTGCTCGTCGGCGCCGTAGATCTTGTCTCCGACCAGAGGCAGGCCCCGGTGGTGGAGGTGGGCCCGGATCTGGTGCTGCCGCCCGGTCTCCAGCGCGCACTCCAGGAGGGCGAGGGGCCGCCCCGCGTCGTCTCGGTAGCGCTCGCGCAGGGTGAAGCGGGTGCGCGCCTCGGCCCCGCCGGGGTGGCCGGGGGGCACGACGCTCATCCGGATCCGCACCGCGTGCTCCCCGATGAGGGCCAGGGGGGCGTCGACGGTGAAGCGCTCCTCCTCGGGCCAGCCCTCGCAGAGGGCTAGGTAGCGCTTCTCGACCTCGCCATGGTCGGCGAAGAGGGCCTTCAGCCGCCGGGTGACCTCCGGGCGGCGGCCGCAGAGGAGCACCCCGCTGGTCTCCCGATCGAGGCGGTGGGCCGGATCCGGGCGCAGGCCCTCGGCGTCCCGGTGCTCCCGGCCCAGGATCGAGGTGAGGGTGTGCTCGAAGTAGCGGGCGGTGGGGTGGACCGGGAGCCCCGCCGGCTTGTCCACCGCCAGCACCGCGCCGTCGTCGAAGAGGATCCCGAGGTGCTCGGGCAGGCCCTCGGGCTCCGGGACCTCCTCCTTGAGGAGCCAGAAGCGCAGCCCCGGCCAGACCCGGGTGGAGGCCTTCAGGGCGCGAGGCTCCTCGTGGACCAGCCGCTCCCGGATCAGCTGCTGCACCCGCGACCGGCTGGCGCGGCCCAG is a window from the Deltaproteobacteria bacterium genome containing:
- a CDS encoding RluA family pseudouridine synthase, whose product is MCPVAEVRIPFEVEVNYAGWRLDRYLQEKLGRASRSRVQQLIRERLVHEEPRALKASTRVWPGLRFWLLKEEVPEPEGLPEHLGILFDDGAVLAVDKPAGLPVHPTARYFEHTLTSILGREHRDAEGLRPDPAHRLDRETSGVLLCGRRPEVTRRLKALFADHGEVEKRYLALCEGWPEEERFTVDAPLALIGEHAVRIRMSVVPPGHPGGAEARTRFTLRERYRDDAGRPLALLECALETGRQHQIRAHLHHRGLPLVGDKIYGADEQRFLRFLDDALSEEDLAALRLPRHALHAASIALPHPVSGERLEVEAPLPGDLAALISGLRAEPRP